The window CTGCTGCTTCCTTAAGTAACTAATTTCTTTATCAATGAAGTCATTCATAGAAGTAGATATCCAGTTTGGCTCCCTGCTCAACATttctttctgtaaatttaggtggTTCGCGAATCCGGTAGCAATCACAGATTAGGTCAAGCCTTGAAGTCCATTGAAATTCCTCCTCCTCGACCGAAGAGAAAACCCATGCACCCGTATCCAAGAAAAATGTGCAATGTTTCCAAGAAAGGAATTCTGAGACAAGCTGAGGAGTCGCACTTGCTGATTCCTACAGTCTTTGAACAAGAGAATGGATCACCAACATCAGTTTTATCTGCTGTTGGATCAGAAACCTTAGGGTCCACATTCTCTAATGGTCGAATCGGAAGCAAGTCACCGATTGCATCTGCTGCTGattccaatgatcaagaaggagAGCAATCGCTAATTATGGCACTTCAGGAAGAGCATAAGCCTCCGTGCATTGCTACAACGGCTCCAAATGTGACCAAGGAAGGGCAGCCTCAAATGGTACTCACACAGAGAGAGAAAAACTCCCATCAATactagaaaagttttaaatttccttcTTATCATCTATTTGGTAAACTGTCACAGGATGCAGATCAGTGCTCAAATGTGCACGCCTCAGCTGAAGCACACCAATCAACAATCAAATTGTTTGGAAAGATGGTAGTTCCGAATAATCCAAGCAGGCCGTGTTCTTCGAATGCTGAAAATATGGCAATGCCCAAGCAAACACCACCTGCTGACAACACTGGCAATCATTATAACGAAGCTTGTAAACTCCAAATGAACCATGCATGTCCAGGTCTAGTGCCCTTTTTCTACTGCTTTCCATTAGTTGGAGATAACTCCATAGATCCTGCATTCCTTTCCTCGCCATGGGGTGCCATGCACGGCAGCTACCCTTTCAGACTGGTGCATCCGCAGCATCAGTATCCACTTCAATTGTCGATGGGGAATGCCGGTTATCAAGATTTGCAGAGGGAATGCTCTTGGACAGGGTCCAACACTGCATCTAATAGTGGGGTAGTGTTAAATGAAACCGAAGGGGTGGACTTGAATAAGGCAAAGTTTTTGACAGAGAGCAGAATAGTAGAGTGGTCGGATGTTAACCTAACAAGTAGCTCAGCTCCCAAAAGTCGGAGTGTGGGATCCTCCGGAAGGGGATTTGTTCCTTACCGGAGGTGTGCAGTTGAAAGTGAGAGGCAACATTCAAGTGCAGCGAACGATGACGAAGAGTGCCAAGCAATAAGATTGCACTTGTAACAGATATGAATTATTTGTAGCATAATCCATTTGATTCTTTTCTTTCTGACGATGGTTATTTAGCAACAACATGAATTTCGATTGAAGGGTAGCTTGTTTGTTCCGCCATCTCAGATTAATTTGcatgttttattttaagttgGTATCATCTATTCAACAGCCGATTAATCTTAAGATGATCGATGGGGTTTGACGAAAATTTTTTATTAGCCACTAGGATAAATTAAGAAGCGCTCACAATGAGCGATCCATTAACCAAACATTCTTAGGTCAAtctttcatttaaaaaaattatttgttaatTCTTAGGAAATTGAATTTTATGTGACAAAAGGTGATCCGTAACATCCTGCCAACCCCTCCTTAAGTTAACAAGGAGAAaataaatcatggatgactactaaTTATTAGTACAGGTGACCAAGACATAAAATAAAGCATGCTCAAACACACCAAATTTCAATccaaaatctcatataacaaTATTTCATATCTCAACCATccaaaatctcatataacaaTATTTCATATTTCAACCCTCCTACTTGAGGGAGACTTCCTTAATTTTTGTGCTTAATGCATATACTAATGAATCATTGATTTCATTTAACCAGCAGCAACATTCATTGTTGGCCATTGTGATTATTGTCTGTCCATTTGTTTTGTTGAGTGTACCATCTCAAGGAGACTTCCTTAATTTTTGTGCTTAATGCATATACTAATGAATCATTGATTTCATTTAACCAGCAGCAACATTCATTTTTGGCCATTGTGATTATTGGCTGTCCATTTGTTTTGTTGAGTGTTAGCTGCTTCTCAGATGTGACAAcggtttttatttttgatttttgataatCTAAATAGTCAGGTCTTCGACCAATTAGCTTTAGATGCTGATCCTTCTAATAATAAATCTTCGCTCCACAACCAATGTTTTAAAATTGTATTCCAAGGAAATTAATTTTGCTATGCCCCGcaaggaaattaattttgaaaagcaaTCTCTTTCGTGGACCTTTAGGGATGCCTTTAGCCTAGGTTAAAGTTTCAGTATTGAAACCCTTGAATTGTGCGGGATCGGATTTGAAAAAGCTCAGAAATCTCGGCTTGTTATATTTTTCTCTCGTGAACCAAGTGCTTTATGTTCAAATACAACTACATTTATCTCATACAAACATTTTCTCACGTCCTCATTCATTTAATGTGGGCTCCAACATCCCAAGTGTGTAATAAAATATAGTTATTGAATCACTCATACTGAATTGTCCGCGGGTTCATTTGTgctttttaaatttatctaataatcaatgaaaaattttcatgaaattGAATTAATCATCTTTAGGTGAATAGAAGATAGAAATACTTGGACACTAGCTTTTTCCTAGTAAAAGGTAATTACTGCACCAACAAGTTTATGATCAAAGGCGGTGACAGAAGTGATGCCTAGAATAAAAGATACACAAGTAAACAATAAttatgaaacaaaaaaaaaaatggaaccgTCACATCAGCAGCCCTCTTAgagtcggtcccacggatatggagggaggtaaatacaaGTATACAGGTGGAAAGTACATGACGAAGACGTTAACCCCAGACAGTAACACCCCGGGGATcaacccctggacctttcagccacataACCATGCACTCCttatctgtgctacgccctgggaaATAATTAAAACAAGTGCAATTgaaaaggagagagagagagagagagagcgcgcGCGCTCAGCGCAATTTGCTTAACCAACTAGTAAAAACAAAATGAAGGAAAATTCTCACGCCTACTTTTACTGTTTTACCCGATCGTAATGTCTGGCACGCTTCTCCAACATCCAACTGGCATTAATACTACATCTCGTAGCCAGCATTTCTCAATGAGGTTTGATCTCATCAAACACCCTCCTCTCTAAGCTACAATTCATAAGTCAATTGTTGCCCTCACGGATTTGCACGGTTAGTAACTGTAGTTAGATCTAGATCAattgagaatgtaaaatatcctATTGGAGGTCTGACCTCCACGGTACAAAAGGTTGTTGTGTTAGGACAAAATAACTCCCATAATTTACTTGTCTATATCTAATCGGAAGGCCAACGATACTAAGCCTTCCCGATAAACATTATCACCTTTGCTCCAATTCATAGGTCAATTATTTTCAAACAAATGCTGCAAACAAGCAAAACAAAGTGGGAGAACATGTTGATTCGACTCCATTTGATGGTTTCAATTTTGCATTTCGCCTCATTGGATAAGTGGATATGATTGCATAATGTGGATGGGACAGAGTTGTGAAATGCCCAAGGAGGTTGGTTCAATTGTAATCCTTATCACGGAATCAAGACATCCATGCAATCTAATAATTGACTACACAACTAAAGAAAGAAACAATTGtaaattcatatttttcaaaataaatcatTTCCTAAAATTGAGAAATTCAAAGTGAATGTTAGAACCTCTAACTTTTCATGATACACTttgatttaaaaagaaaattcttTTCTAAGGTAGTCTCATGAAATACTTACCGCCACATTTTTCTAAAGGAAAACGAACAAGAACAAGGAATCTAAACTGAAGTAGCCCATGTGTTTACGTTAGTCCTTTTGCCAGGCTTCCTGCAACACATTTTCAAGTTGATATTAGTTAGGGAAATAATAGGAACACACAACTTCGTAGCTGATTCATGCTTTCCAAGAATAAGCATTAAATCTCATTATAAGGAACACGTACCTGATACAGAATGCTTCCATCATGCTGTAGCTACCCGAGAAAGCTGAGTATTGATGAAGATGGACTTCTAAACCACTGAACAGAAATGTTCTCCCTTATACTTAATCACTTGGGCTTTTAACTATCCCTAGGTGAACAAACACACTTGCTCCTTCCATGATGTCAGTGTAGCACGTTTTTAAAGCAAGAACACGGGCTCATACTTCCAATACCTAGTTTCTTAGTATCAAAGTAGATCAACCTGTCCCTAGAAAAAACTATGTTCGCATCAGGGCTCTTGAAAAGCTTGTTCATAACCTAGCTTCCAATCATGTTCAAGGTTAGTCTCAATTAGTCTTTTCCCCATACAGACAGCATGTAAAACCAATTATATTTCTGATTGTCCAGTTGAATCTTCATTATGGTAATCCTACAGTGTAAAGCTGTCTTAAGGAGATAACAGCATCCAAGATTCcaaaattttcaaactaaattgcATCAACTATGGTTTCCTCAACCCTAGGATGTTGCAACTTTAGTTGTTCGGCAATTTCCTTCAACATTTCATATACTTGTCCAATTTCTGGGTGGGATTTGTCACCCACAGAGAACTTGTGAACAACAACATTCAAATCTATCAGTGTAGAATCAGGCAACTTCTTTAATCCCCTTGCTTTCATCAAATCTTGCAACTCTTTATACTTATCCCATCTTGATGCTGCAGCATAAACATTTACTAGAGGGACATATCGCCTGCTATTATATGGCTCCAGCTCAATCAAACATTTCCCTAGATGCTCGCCTACACTAATATCACCTTGAACCTTTGATAACCAAATTACTGCACCCCAAATGGCAGACCAATTATGCAAGGGCATATCCTGAATTACCTTCAGTGCATCTTCAGAATTTCCAGCTCGAACATATAGATCAACCAGACACCAATAATGTGCAAATTTTGGTTCAATATAAAACTCTTCAGTCATCATCTTAAAATAATGACGTGCTTCCTCAACCAAGCATGAATGAGCACAGGCTGCCAAGATACATGTAAAAGTAATATCATTTGGTTTTACACCTTCTTGCAACATTGTTTTGAAAAAATCAATTGCTTTGGTGCTATGACTATGACTTCCAAATCCAGATATCATTGTGTTCCAACAAATGAGATCCTTATTGGTGATTCCCTTAAATACTTCAGCTGCTGCATCTCGCAAGTCGCACTTGCAGTAGAAGTCCACCAACGCATTACTTACATGAGTTGGTATCCGAAGCCACCTTCTCACCAAGAACCCATGGACTGATCTGCCATGCTGTGGTAGCTTACAATGTGAGTAGACTGACAACAAACTGATCAATGAGCAGTCATCTGGCTCAACCCCAAGCTCTTGCATATGGTGAAATAATAGGATTCCCTTGTTAAACATCTTGTTTCTGACATACCCATTTAGGAGAGTAGACCACGAAATGACACTTCGGTCAGGCATGATCTGAAAGAGCTGCTCGGCCTTGTCAAAATCACAACTTTTCACATACCCATCCAGCATGGAGTTGTACGAGACGTGGTCTTTCACATGCATTTCGTCGAACAGCTGTCTTGCCAGGTCCAAAGCGTCACAAGTAGCATACATGTGAATCAAGGAGTTGACAACAGACAAATGTCCTACGAATCCCAACTTCAATGCAAGGCAGTGGAACATCTCACCTTGGTGAATCGAATCTCGGAGCTTGGCCGAGgtgatgaggagagggaaggtgaAACTGTCGGGCCGGTAACCAAGGGGGTGGGCATGGCGGGAGAAGAAATCGACGGCGCGGGAGCCATCGGACCCGCCGCGGATAAGGGATTTAAGAATGCTACTAGCGGAGATGTTGTCGGGGGAGCGAAGGGCGGAGTGGAGGAGGATGGCATCGTCAGGGGAGCAGCGGGAGTAGAGGACGATGAGATGGCGGGCGACCGGCTTGAGCGCGGTGGATCCGGAGACGGTAAGGAGGGCGTGGGCGGCGCGAAGGGGGAGAAGGGAGGGGATAGGGGTGGAGAGGACTGGGGCGAGGGAGGCGGCGACGTTAGGGTTCAGGCGGGAGGCAAGTTTTGGGTGGCCGAGAAGAGAAGAGACAATGGCCTTTTGAGGTCGAAGCATGAGACCATGTCAGACGCCGAAGAGGAGGCGTCAGCGGGTTCAGAAGCGAAGCAGAAAATACAGGGATTGTAGAGGATAATCAAAATAGAGAAGATGCAACAGATGAtattcggcaatttaccaaacattgtatttaaatttttaaatttattaaaaaacatatatttataaaaaaaaaaacgtaCCTTTCCAAATATACTTCCCATTTTACCCTCCTagcaatctattttttttttttttatcatttttttttctctatcatttatctctctcttctctcttctctcttctctcttttttttttttatagacatgcataacatatgaataacattatataagatttaattaattttttaataatattttaatacatttggagAAACCAAAATACATTATAGCTACGTTTacattacaaggttgattattttgtttggtttaactttaaatttgtaatgtaatgtactCTCGATTACAAagggtagtgaagttttgtaatcagaattacaaagtaaatattatgtaatcctattacattacgaggtcactgcTTAACTAAAATTTGAATGTCAAATATACTCCTATTCAAccaccgcccccccccccccccgacgaCCACTAGTTGCCGGTGGCTGCCGCAAGCTTCGACAGAGGTGCGGTGGCCCGTCGGTAAAAgtgcaggatatttttgtcattttataataatatgaattacattccttataaaaaataatggacaccaaataaaagaatgtaatcacccttgtaatcaaagattacatacattatattatcaaacgtagtaatgtaatcaagattacattacattacaaatttgattacattacagctccattacattacacccaaccaaacgtagccttgcaaggagtttaaatatgttatccattattcatttcgatttttcaaaaatattaacaTGTAGCAAGAAAAAATCATCAAAAATTTCTACATCgggtctgatatggaatcatatcaggctcaacgtggaGATTAAAAATCCCTTCtccaaagtaaaaaataaaatattatgtaATATATAAGAATTTGGAATTTAATATGCATGATCGATGATTTAAATACCAATACCAAATATGCACATAAGAACTTTCTGAAATTAAGATGTTAAACGCCTAGATTTATATCCATGTTGGCTACCAAGTAACAGATTTTCCAATATGTCTTGCTATCTCTTTTCATTCACAAAGTATAGCGTAGACTACAGATGGAAATTTAGCATAAGTATCCATAATATCTgtcttttatattttgttgagatAACTCACCAGTTTGATATTTTGTTGAGATAACTCACCAGTTTGGCATTTTATAGCGTAGACTACACTTTAAAGTTCTTATGTGCATATTTATAGTAGATTAAAATCCCTTCTAAAGTAATATATAACAATCTACCTTATGTAATTACAGTTTAAATCATGCGGACTTGATATAAtttaatatcaggcccaatgtggacttGATATGAATTAGTTTATATTTTAGCtagtttttttataatattttaacatATTTGGAGATGCCGAAATATGTAATGGATGGCACCATTGAActtcttgcaacatcagaaatccataggaactgaaataggtacaatcggaggtctctaggtccatcaatagattttgatATTCCATATCAAGCCTATCGTGAAAATTTTTTACGATTCTTTCTTTTTAGatgttaataaataaataatggataacatatttaaacTCTTTGCAACACCATAAATCCATAAGAACTAAAATGGATACAAtcagagttctctaggtccatgaGTTAGTTTCGAccgaaatccactaatggacctagagaactccgattaCACTTATTTTAGTTCTAGTGGATTTATGagattgtaaggagttcaaatataataTTCATTAGTTATTTTGGTTTCTCTAAATgcattaaaatgttattaaaaaatcaactaaagcttatataatgttattcatatgttaTGCATGCttataaaaaaaagaagaaagagaagagagagaaaaatggtAAAGAAAAGAATAACGGTAGAACAAGTCAAATTGTCATAAGAGTAAAATGGAAAGTGTACTTGAAAATGTGCGTCCTTTAGTAAATACAAAAGTAGCATGTGCTttttagtaaatttaaaaatttaggtgCGCTATTTGGTAAATTGCCAAATGATATTCTATAGGGTACTTGCACGATCTCTATGTCCATTCTTAATTAGTAcagattataaaatattttattggataACTGACCTCGAAGGATAATCACATGGCTATACTTAATTGTTTGAGATGAATATTATCACCTCTTACTTTAGTAAATGAGTGTTATCCTAGTTTAGATTCTCTATCCCTAAAATAGTCTATCCTTGGTCCCACTCACTAAACACCAAAAAATGAATAGTGCCAAAAATGTGCAAAGCCTGTGACTCTGCTTTGCCCTCCCAAAACTCACAACCTATGAAAACCTGTGCTTACTACGTGCTTTGTCCTAAAAAATTTTCCTCTCGAAACCTTC is drawn from Zingiber officinale cultivar Zhangliang chromosome 1B, Zo_v1.1, whole genome shotgun sequence and contains these coding sequences:
- the LOC121985568 gene encoding uncharacterized protein LOC121985568 yields the protein MERSQEQQGSTGMNHDLSPYNQMHLDMETSPLSDPQLKDTDSFKEEQVPRVRKPYTITKQRERWTEEEDNKFLEALQLYGRAWRQIEEHIGSKTAVQIRSHAQKFFSKVVRESGSNHRLGQALKSIEIPPPRPKRKPMHPYPRKMCNVSKKGILRQAEESHLLIPTVFEQENGSPTSVLSAVGSETLGSTFSNGRIGSKSPIASAADSNDQEGEQSLIMALQEEHKPPCIATTAPNVTKEGQPQMDADQCSNVHASAEAHQSTIKLFGKMVVPNNPSRPCSSNAENMAMPKQTPPADNTGNHYNEACKLQMNHACPGLVPFFYCFPLVGDNSIDPAFLSSPWGAMHGSYPFRLVHPQHQYPLQLSMGNAGYQDLQRECSWTGSNTASNSGVVLNETEGVDLNKAKFLTESRIVEWSDVNLTSSSAPKSRSVGSSGRGFVPYRRCAVESERQHSSAANDDEECQAIRLHL
- the LOC121985574 gene encoding pentatricopeptide repeat-containing protein At5g66520-like; the protein is MLRPQKAIVSSLLGHPKLASRLNPNVAASLAPVLSTPIPSLLPLRAAHALLTVSGSTALKPVARHLIVLYSRCSPDDAILLHSALRSPDNISASSILKSLIRGGSDGSRAVDFFSRHAHPLGYRPDSFTFPLLITSAKLRDSIHQGEMFHCLALKLGFVGHLSVVNSLIHMYATCDALDLARQLFDEMHVKDHVSYNSMLDGYVKSCDFDKAEQLFQIMPDRSVISWSTLLNGYVRNKMFNKGILLFHHMQELGVEPDDCSLISLLSVYSHCKLPQHGRSVHGFLVRRWLRIPTHVSNALVDFYCKCDLRDAAAEVFKGITNKDLICWNTMISGFGSHSHSTKAIDFFKTMLQEGVKPNDITFTCILAACAHSCLVEEARHYFKMMTEEFYIEPKFAHYWCLVDLYVRAGNSEDALKVIQDMPLHNWSAIWGAVIWLSKVQGDISVGEHLGKCLIELEPYNSRRYVPLVNVYAAASRWDKYKELQDLMKARGLKKLPDSTLIDLNVVVHKFSVGDKSHPEIGQVYEMLKEIAEQLKLQHPRVEETIVDAI